One genomic window of Candidatus Pseudobacter hemicellulosilyticus includes the following:
- a CDS encoding PKD domain-containing protein: MREYLIARHAVRYVVLTSLITIFLGKGELIAQLSASFSANSVQGCAPVLVRFTDESTGNPTSWQWDLGNGTISYLQHPAATYFNPGTYAIKLTVSNGTESSTVEKVGYITVYANPTVNFSASSTTGCYPQAIKFTDASDPGSGNTVSWQWDFGDGTFSSDQNPEHTYRNAGNFNVSLRIRNSNGCEKTLTQTNYISLQEGVKADFSFSTPNNCKPPAQIKFTNRSTGTGTLTYEWQFGDGNTSTDPSPTHSYAATGSYTVKLYVRNSTGCVDSLIKTNAINIGTVTSNFSAPATICAGTPASFTNTSTPIPASAVWRFSDGTTLTDINAEKVFTTAGNYTVKLVNDFGACKDSITKPIQVLAKLSSTFSSTNNTGCSAPHTVNFTVQTPGGQATYKWLFGDGGSSTDPNPQHAYRDTGSYTVTLITFNAAGCPDTLVKKDFVKIQVPEISIENLPLEGCIPYRFKPQIKVKTIDPIASYTWYFGDGSSATGLSPLHEYTQPGTYAVRLEYTTQSGCQGTIQAKDSVKVGSKPNADFSLNPPLTCASTTVAFTDLTTGAGRIDKWLWQFGDGGSSAQKNPGHLYQDTGTFNVRLIAWSNGCADTIIKQRVVRILAPIAKFDVTMSCTSRLARGFVDRSIDAKTWFWEFGDGNTATSQSASHSYAQPGTYTVKLTVTNGSCSYTRTRQITVYNEKADFSASATEVCKGTNITLNAINSNPQNINAYTWNIMRGATMVANPSGPSVQYNFRESGFYTITLIVSDKNNCTNTLTRTDYIRVNGATANFRPASTALCPDANVAFTDLSTDDGVNAIQTWRWDFGDGTVQDFTAPPFQHTYTTPGVYTVKLTVIDGKGCSNTKSITNAVTISRPVVKFSSPDLASCIDKPVRMLNETVATSPTYEWTFGDGNSSSAVQPTHRYTAEGDYTVKLVVRDQYGCSDSMTRPAYIVIRDPVAAFTVSDNFTSCPPLVVKFTHQAKNYNKIEWFFGDGNTSLLESPQHFYTYPGTYRAKLLITSPGGCQDSAFQTIEVKGPRGTFSYDKTEGCEPTTIQFTGSTMDVARFIWDFNDGAIDETNRSTNSHEYTNRGIYLPKMILEDPQGCRVPITGKDPITIYGVDAKFTSNKQLICDEGQVSFTDASVSNDLITGYSWVFGDGSTSTVRNPTHLFNRSGSYAVALTVTTRIGCTDRVTLPVPVKVVASPDAVIQSPDGACIPAQLQFRGGLTRPDPTTPLDWRWDFGNGTTANIQDPAAITYGTAGKYTVKLIATNAEGCADTVEKTVEAYPLPPIDAGPDQTICREASTTISASGATQYSWSPSTGLNCTDCATPLASPLSDMRYYVQAKNNFGCEARDSVLITVKQPFTIQAHKGDTLCQGEVVQLFASGAELYTWYPTAGLDNPASNQPKAKPLSTVNYQVVGHDDNGCFTDTAYVPMTVYTYPVINAGEDQQVGVGYSVNLKTQVSPDVTSIKWTPANWLSCNDCPNPVATPKQSTTYTIEASNAGGCVTRDVLSLFVFCNNANLYIPNTFTPNSDGHNDVFYPRGKGVFSIRSFRIFNRWGDLVYQQSNIAANDATKGWTGLHNGQRAPQDVYIYTLEVVCENNTVFTEKGNVTLIR; encoded by the coding sequence ATGAGGGAATACCTCATTGCACGTCATGCCGTACGTTATGTCGTACTTACCTCCTTGATTACCATCTTTTTGGGTAAAGGGGAGCTTATTGCCCAATTGTCAGCATCCTTTTCGGCCAACTCCGTGCAAGGTTGTGCCCCGGTGCTTGTGCGCTTTACAGATGAGTCAACAGGTAATCCAACCAGTTGGCAATGGGACCTTGGCAATGGGACCATCTCCTACCTGCAGCATCCTGCTGCCACTTATTTTAATCCAGGTACATACGCCATTAAACTGACGGTCAGCAACGGCACCGAGAGCAGCACCGTGGAAAAAGTAGGCTACATTACGGTCTACGCCAATCCCACCGTGAATTTCTCGGCGTCCTCCACCACCGGCTGTTACCCGCAGGCCATCAAGTTCACGGATGCCTCCGACCCGGGCAGCGGGAATACTGTCAGCTGGCAGTGGGATTTTGGTGATGGCACCTTTTCCTCCGATCAAAATCCGGAACATACCTACCGGAACGCAGGGAATTTCAACGTGTCCCTGCGGATCAGGAATAGCAACGGCTGTGAGAAGACCCTCACCCAGACCAATTATATCAGCCTGCAGGAAGGGGTAAAAGCTGATTTCAGCTTCTCCACCCCCAATAACTGTAAACCGCCCGCCCAGATCAAATTCACCAACAGGAGTACCGGCACCGGCACGCTCACCTATGAATGGCAATTTGGGGATGGCAATACCTCCACTGATCCCAGCCCCACCCATTCCTATGCTGCCACCGGTAGTTATACCGTCAAGCTCTATGTCCGCAACAGCACAGGCTGTGTAGATTCCCTGATTAAGACCAATGCTATTAATATAGGTACTGTTACTTCCAACTTCAGCGCACCGGCCACCATCTGCGCCGGTACGCCCGCCAGTTTTACCAATACCTCTACCCCCATACCAGCCAGTGCCGTCTGGCGTTTCAGTGACGGCACTACCCTGACCGATATCAATGCAGAAAAGGTCTTTACTACTGCCGGCAACTATACCGTTAAGCTGGTCAATGACTTTGGCGCCTGTAAGGATTCCATCACCAAACCTATCCAGGTCCTGGCCAAACTCAGTTCTACTTTCAGTTCCACCAATAATACCGGCTGTTCAGCCCCGCATACCGTCAACTTTACCGTACAGACCCCTGGCGGCCAGGCTACCTATAAATGGTTGTTTGGAGATGGCGGCAGTTCCACCGATCCCAACCCGCAGCATGCTTACCGGGATACAGGCAGCTATACGGTAACCCTGATCACGTTTAACGCAGCAGGCTGCCCGGACACCCTCGTTAAAAAAGATTTTGTAAAGATCCAGGTACCGGAGATCAGCATTGAGAACCTTCCCCTGGAAGGTTGTATCCCTTACCGGTTCAAACCCCAGATCAAGGTAAAGACCATTGATCCCATAGCCAGCTATACCTGGTATTTCGGGGATGGCAGCAGCGCCACCGGCCTGAGCCCCCTCCATGAATACACCCAGCCCGGCACTTACGCGGTAAGGCTGGAATACACTACCCAGAGCGGATGCCAGGGCACTATTCAGGCAAAGGATTCTGTAAAAGTGGGTTCCAAACCCAATGCAGACTTCAGCCTCAATCCCCCCCTGACCTGCGCCAGCACCACGGTTGCTTTCACTGACCTGACCACCGGCGCCGGCAGGATCGACAAATGGCTCTGGCAATTTGGCGATGGCGGCTCTTCCGCCCAGAAAAACCCCGGTCACCTGTACCAGGATACCGGCACTTTCAATGTCCGGCTGATTGCCTGGAGCAATGGCTGCGCTGATACCATTATTAAGCAGCGGGTAGTCCGCATCCTGGCCCCGATTGCCAAGTTTGACGTTACCATGAGCTGTACCAGCCGCCTGGCCCGTGGCTTTGTGGACAGGTCTATTGACGCCAAGACCTGGTTCTGGGAATTTGGCGATGGGAATACGGCTACCAGTCAGAGCGCTTCCCATTCCTATGCACAGCCGGGAACCTATACCGTTAAGCTCACCGTAACCAACGGTTCCTGCAGTTATACCAGGACCCGGCAGATCACAGTCTATAATGAAAAGGCCGATTTCAGCGCCAGCGCTACTGAGGTCTGTAAAGGGACCAATATCACCCTGAACGCCATCAACAGCAACCCGCAGAATATCAACGCCTATACCTGGAATATCATGCGCGGCGCTACCATGGTGGCCAATCCCAGCGGGCCCTCTGTCCAATACAATTTCCGCGAATCCGGCTTCTATACTATCACACTGATTGTATCCGATAAGAACAACTGTACTAATACGCTGACCAGGACGGACTATATCCGCGTGAACGGCGCTACCGCTAATTTCAGGCCCGCCAGTACAGCCCTCTGTCCGGATGCCAATGTGGCTTTTACAGATCTCTCCACCGATGATGGGGTCAATGCCATACAGACCTGGCGCTGGGATTTTGGTGATGGCACTGTACAGGACTTCACCGCACCGCCTTTTCAGCATACCTATACCACTCCCGGTGTATATACCGTTAAGCTCACCGTCATTGACGGCAAGGGCTGCTCCAATACCAAATCCATCACCAATGCCGTGACCATCTCCCGTCCGGTGGTAAAATTCTCTTCCCCCGACCTGGCCTCCTGCATAGACAAGCCTGTCCGGATGCTCAATGAGACCGTGGCCACCAGCCCCACTTATGAGTGGACCTTTGGTGATGGCAACAGCTCTTCAGCCGTCCAGCCCACTCACCGGTATACAGCCGAGGGCGACTACACCGTAAAACTGGTAGTGAGAGACCAGTACGGTTGCAGTGATTCCATGACCAGACCCGCCTATATCGTGATCCGTGATCCGGTGGCCGCCTTTACCGTGAGCGATAACTTTACATCCTGCCCGCCGCTGGTGGTGAAATTCACCCACCAGGCCAAAAATTATAATAAGATCGAATGGTTCTTTGGGGACGGCAATACTTCCTTGCTGGAAAGCCCGCAGCACTTCTATACCTATCCCGGTACCTACCGGGCCAAACTGCTGATCACCAGTCCCGGTGGTTGTCAGGACTCAGCCTTCCAGACCATTGAAGTGAAAGGCCCCCGGGGTACTTTCTCGTACGACAAAACAGAGGGCTGCGAACCTACTACCATTCAGTTCACCGGTTCTACCATGGATGTCGCCCGCTTCATCTGGGATTTCAATGACGGCGCCATTGATGAGACCAACCGGTCTACCAATAGCCACGAGTATACCAACAGGGGCATTTACCTGCCCAAGATGATCCTGGAAGATCCCCAGGGCTGCCGGGTGCCTATCACCGGTAAGGACCCCATCACCATTTATGGAGTGGATGCCAAATTCACCAGCAACAAACAGCTGATCTGTGATGAAGGCCAGGTGAGCTTCACGGATGCCAGCGTCAGCAATGACCTGATCACCGGGTATAGCTGGGTCTTTGGGGACGGTAGTACTTCTACTGTGCGCAATCCAACCCACCTGTTCAACAGGTCAGGAAGCTATGCGGTGGCGCTGACGGTGACCACCCGGATCGGCTGTACCGACCGCGTCACCCTGCCGGTACCGGTAAAAGTGGTGGCCAGCCCGGACGCTGTTATCCAAAGCCCTGATGGCGCCTGTATCCCGGCCCAGCTGCAGTTCCGCGGCGGGCTGACCCGGCCCGATCCCACTACGCCCCTTGACTGGCGCTGGGACTTTGGCAACGGGACCACGGCCAATATCCAGGATCCTGCCGCCATCACCTATGGAACAGCAGGAAAATATACTGTTAAGCTGATAGCCACCAACGCCGAGGGATGCGCAGATACCGTTGAGAAAACAGTGGAAGCCTACCCCCTGCCCCCCATTGATGCGGGACCGGACCAGACCATCTGCCGCGAAGCAAGCACTACTATCAGTGCCAGTGGCGCTACCCAGTATTCCTGGTCGCCGTCCACCGGCTTGAATTGTACCGATTGCGCCACACCTTTGGCATCACCTTTGAGTGATATGCGGTACTATGTGCAGGCAAAGAACAATTTTGGATGCGAAGCCAGGGATTCTGTCCTTATTACTGTGAAACAACCTTTTACCATACAGGCGCATAAGGGAGATACCCTCTGCCAGGGCGAAGTGGTGCAACTTTTTGCCTCCGGCGCAGAGTTGTATACCTGGTACCCGACTGCGGGACTGGACAATCCAGCCAGCAACCAGCCCAAGGCAAAACCGCTCAGCACGGTCAACTACCAGGTGGTAGGCCATGATGACAATGGATGTTTTACGGACACGGCTTATGTACCAATGACAGTATATACTTATCCTGTGATAAATGCCGGTGAAGACCAGCAGGTGGGTGTGGGCTATTCCGTGAACCTGAAAACACAGGTTTCACCGGACGTTACCAGTATTAAATGGACGCCGGCCAACTGGTTGAGCTGCAATGACTGTCCTAACCCTGTGGCTACCCCCAAGCAGAGTACAACGTACACGATTGAAGCAAGTAATGCAGGAGGCTGTGTAACGCGTGACGTATTGTCTCTTTTCGTATTTTGCAACAACGCAAACCTTTACATCCCGAATACATTTACGCCCAACTCAGATGGACACAATGACGTATTCTATCCAAGAGGCAAAGGCGTATTCAGTATCCGTTCATTCCGCATCTTCAACCGCTGGGGCGATCTCGTTTACCAGCAATCGAATATTGCGGCCAATGACGCCACAAAGGGCTGGACTGGCCTTCATAACGGTCAGCGAGCCCCGCAGGATGTTTATATCTATACGCTGGAAGTTGTTTGCGAAAACAACACCGTTTTTACAGAAAAAGGCAATGTAACCCTGATCCGCTGA
- a CDS encoding carboxypeptidase M32, with protein MTRMATSALYQDYCSSLRKVADLRYASALLQWDQETYLPSKGAAIRGQQIATLSETAHLFFTDDKLGGLLRELSERADLSPEQQLNVTLTLEDYNRQKKFSAAFVREMTETVNKCFHSWLEARKANDFSRFAPALNSLVILKKQEAEQLGFDQHLYDALLNDHDKGATVQQVDAGFNRIRQPLKELLDLIRDRPQVDDSFLRQHFPREQQWAFGMQLLKEMGYDLEAGRQDLSEHPFTVNFNCRDVRITTRVDEQDLSNMVWSTIHELGHALYEQGLPEEAYGLPLGEPASYTIHESQSRLWENHVGRSLAFCQRYFPVLQGYFPEQLGKVSTEEFYKGINKVQPSLIRTEADELTYHFHIMIRYELEKLLLEGSIQTSDIPAYWNQQYQHYLGIRVPDHKQGCLQDVHWSHGSFGYFPTYSLGSLYAAQFYNTAGQALPNLDDQIVTGDFDPLLQWLRLAVHRHGRRWTSEALSTEISGEQLNINHFMQYAHKKYQGIYNF; from the coding sequence ATGACAAGGATGGCAACTTCCGCATTGTACCAGGACTATTGCAGTTCTCTCAGAAAGGTCGCTGATCTCCGCTATGCATCCGCCCTGCTGCAATGGGACCAGGAAACTTACCTTCCGTCCAAAGGCGCCGCTATCCGGGGTCAGCAGATAGCTACCCTTTCAGAAACAGCACATCTCTTTTTTACAGACGATAAATTGGGCGGGCTCCTGCGGGAACTGTCGGAACGGGCTGATCTTTCCCCGGAACAGCAGCTGAATGTGACCCTCACGCTGGAAGATTACAACCGGCAGAAAAAATTCAGTGCAGCTTTTGTCCGGGAAATGACGGAAACCGTCAACAAATGTTTCCATAGCTGGCTGGAAGCCAGGAAGGCCAATGATTTCAGCCGCTTCGCCCCGGCGCTCAACAGCCTGGTAATACTTAAAAAACAGGAAGCCGAACAGCTGGGCTTTGATCAGCACCTGTATGACGCCTTATTGAATGACCACGACAAAGGCGCTACGGTACAGCAGGTGGATGCCGGCTTCAACAGGATCCGCCAGCCCCTGAAAGAATTGCTGGACCTGATCAGGGACCGCCCGCAGGTGGATGACAGCTTCCTGCGCCAGCATTTCCCCCGCGAGCAGCAATGGGCCTTCGGCATGCAGTTGCTGAAGGAAATGGGGTACGACCTGGAAGCAGGCCGGCAGGACCTCTCTGAACATCCTTTCACTGTCAATTTCAACTGCCGGGATGTGCGCATCACCACCCGGGTGGATGAGCAGGACCTCAGCAATATGGTCTGGAGTACTATCCATGAGCTGGGCCATGCCCTCTATGAGCAGGGACTGCCGGAAGAAGCCTATGGCCTGCCCCTGGGCGAACCAGCCTCCTATACCATCCATGAATCCCAGTCGAGGTTATGGGAGAACCACGTTGGCCGGAGCCTGGCTTTCTGCCAGCGCTATTTCCCGGTATTGCAGGGCTATTTCCCCGAACAGCTGGGTAAAGTGAGCACAGAAGAATTTTATAAAGGCATCAATAAGGTACAGCCCTCCCTGATCCGCACCGAAGCGGATGAGCTGACCTATCATTTTCATATCATGATCCGCTACGAGCTGGAGAAACTACTCCTGGAAGGGTCTATCCAGACCAGCGATATCCCCGCCTACTGGAACCAGCAGTACCAGCATTACCTCGGTATCCGGGTGCCGGACCACAAACAGGGCTGCCTCCAGGATGTTCACTGGAGCCATGGCAGTTTTGGCTATTTTCCCACCTACAGCCTGGGCAGTCTCTATGCCGCCCAGTTCTATAATACCGCAGGCCAGGCCCTGCCCAACCTGGATGATCAAATTGTTACCGGAGATTTTGATCCCCTTCTGCAATGGTTGCGACTGGCCGTTCACAGGCATGGCCGCCGATGGACCAGCGAGGCACTAAGTACGGAAATAAGCGGTGAACAATTGAATATCAATCACTTCATGCAATATGCCCATAAAAAATACCAGGGCATCTACAATTTCTAA
- a CDS encoding helix-turn-helix transcriptional regulator, which translates to MIEKTISHTARIAGRIRTLRRNREYSQEYMALLLNISQNAYSRLENGKTPITIDRLYQICSILQTDPVQLLDSPGSSASPRKEW; encoded by the coding sequence ATGATTGAAAAGACAATATCCCATACGGCAAGGATTGCCGGCCGGATACGGACCCTGCGCAGAAACAGGGAGTATTCCCAGGAATACATGGCCTTATTACTGAACATCTCACAGAACGCTTACAGCCGGCTGGAGAACGGAAAAACACCTATCACTATTGACCGGCTTTACCAGATCTGTTCAATCCTTCAAACCGATCCGGTCCAGTTGCTGGACAGCCCGGGCAGCTCCGCCAGCCCGAGAAAAGAATGGTAA
- a CDS encoding peptidase domain-containing ABC transporter: MRLKKNTCIKQHDITDCGAACLQSVAAYYNLELPIARIRQYAGTDTKGTNVLGLVEAAGKMGFEAKGVKGTLEAIQDMPVPAIAHVILANRLSHYVVIYNVSPEEILVMDPADGQPHRYTPKAFQEVWTGVLVLLLPDEHFREGNEKLSHYKRFWMLLRPHKAVSLQVLFGAAVYTVLGLSTSLYVQNIVDHVLIGGNTRLLNLLGISMILILLLQLFIGTYKNLFALKTSQHIDARLILGYYKHLLRLPQQFFDTMRVGEITSRISDAVKIRMFINEVSMSLVVNCFIVVFAFLVMFLYQWKLALLALTIIPVYLGVYYLSNRFNKIWQRRLMEESAELGSQLVESLNTISTIKRFGLEEHANMKTEARFIKLLKSLFFSGRFNIHLGNVAGFANSLLVVILLWTGAYMVVGRQLSAGELLSFYALIGYFTGPAMSIIGANKSIQDALIAADRLFEIMDLEQEETDNRIRLQPGFSGNIIFQDVSFRYGSRKEVFRHFSLEIPGHAITAIVGESGSGKSTLMSLLQDLYPLRGGQIQIGGNDIRYLDKESLRQRVSVVPQQIDLFAGTVIENIALGEYEPDMQRIIDITQQLGILEFIEQLPAGFNSWLGEHGANLSGGQRQRIAIARALYRNPDVLIMDEATSSLDPMADQLVQQVLQRLRRSGKTIIIIAHRLSTVINADKIVVLKEGRLAEEGSHHQLLANNSTYAQLWQHHSGLLVDAG, translated from the coding sequence ATGCGCCTGAAGAAAAACACCTGCATCAAGCAACATGATATTACCGATTGCGGCGCCGCCTGCCTGCAATCCGTAGCAGCTTATTACAACCTGGAGCTGCCCATTGCCCGTATCCGGCAATACGCCGGCACAGATACCAAGGGCACCAATGTGCTGGGACTGGTAGAAGCAGCCGGCAAAATGGGCTTCGAAGCAAAAGGTGTAAAAGGCACACTGGAAGCCATACAGGACATGCCCGTCCCTGCTATCGCCCACGTGATCCTGGCCAACCGCCTCAGCCATTATGTAGTGATCTATAACGTATCCCCCGAAGAGATCCTGGTCATGGACCCCGCCGATGGCCAGCCACACCGCTATACCCCCAAAGCTTTCCAGGAGGTCTGGACCGGCGTACTGGTGCTGCTCCTGCCCGATGAGCATTTCCGGGAAGGCAATGAAAAACTTTCCCACTACAAACGCTTCTGGATGCTGCTCCGCCCCCATAAGGCCGTCAGCCTGCAGGTGCTGTTTGGCGCCGCTGTCTATACCGTCCTGGGCCTGTCCACTTCCCTCTATGTCCAGAATATTGTAGACCATGTGCTGATAGGCGGCAATACCCGCCTGCTCAACCTGCTGGGAATTTCCATGATCCTGATCCTGTTGCTGCAATTGTTCATAGGCACCTATAAGAACCTTTTTGCCCTCAAGACCAGCCAGCATATTGACGCCCGCCTCATCCTCGGTTATTATAAACACCTGCTGCGCCTGCCGCAGCAGTTCTTTGATACCATGCGCGTGGGCGAGATCACCTCCCGCATTTCGGACGCGGTCAAGATCCGGATGTTCATCAATGAAGTGTCCATGAGCCTGGTGGTCAACTGTTTTATAGTGGTCTTCGCCTTCCTGGTCATGTTCCTGTACCAGTGGAAACTGGCCCTGCTGGCCCTGACCATCATTCCCGTTTACCTGGGTGTATATTATCTCAGCAACCGCTTCAATAAAATATGGCAGCGCAGGCTGATGGAGGAGAGCGCCGAACTGGGTAGCCAGCTGGTAGAATCCCTCAATACCATCAGCACCATCAAACGTTTCGGGCTGGAAGAGCATGCCAATATGAAGACCGAAGCACGCTTTATAAAACTGCTGAAAAGTCTTTTCTTTTCAGGCCGCTTCAATATCCACCTCGGCAATGTGGCCGGCTTTGCCAACAGCCTGCTGGTGGTTATCTTATTATGGACCGGCGCCTATATGGTGGTGGGCAGGCAGCTCAGCGCCGGCGAACTACTTTCCTTTTATGCACTGATCGGGTATTTCACCGGACCGGCCATGAGCATCATCGGCGCCAACAAAAGCATCCAGGATGCCCTGATAGCGGCCGACCGCCTTTTTGAGATCATGGACCTGGAACAGGAAGAAACAGATAACAGGATCCGTCTGCAACCCGGCTTCAGCGGCAATATCATTTTCCAGGATGTCAGCTTCCGCTATGGTTCCCGCAAGGAAGTGTTCCGTCATTTCAGCCTGGAGATCCCCGGCCATGCCATCACCGCCATTGTAGGGGAAAGCGGCAGCGGCAAATCTACCCTTATGTCCCTCCTGCAGGACCTCTACCCCCTGCGCGGCGGACAGATCCAGATTGGCGGCAACGATATCCGCTACCTGGACAAGGAAAGCCTGCGGCAGCGGGTCAGCGTGGTGCCCCAGCAGATAGACCTTTTTGCCGGCACCGTGATAGAGAACATTGCACTGGGCGAATATGAGCCCGATATGCAACGCATCATTGACATTACACAGCAACTGGGCATCCTTGAATTTATTGAACAATTACCCGCCGGTTTCAACAGCTGGCTGGGAGAACATGGCGCCAATCTGTCCGGGGGCCAGCGCCAGCGCATTGCCATTGCCCGGGCCCTCTACCGCAACCCCGATGTCCTGATCATGGATGAAGCCACTTCTTCCCTGGACCCCATGGCCGACCAGCTGGTGCAGCAGGTGCTGCAACGGTTACGCCGGTCCGGTAAGACCATCATCATCATCGCCCATCGCCTCAGTACGGTGATCAATGCAGACAAGATAGTGGTCCTGAAAGAAGGGCGGCTGGCGGAAGAAGGATCTCATCACCAGTTACTGGCCAATAACAGCACCTATGCACAACTCTGGCAGCACCACAGCGGTTTGCTGGTGGATGCCGGATAA
- a CDS encoding HlyD family efflux transporter periplasmic adaptor subunit — translation MPRIFPAAVVQESAYTWLPQVRVKSQLIYLTVLVAIVIALLAAVFIKVDVSVNVPGIVRPVLEKSELRSLTGATIDSVLVQEGQHVEAGQVLLHLQQDITNSKLDQASFELDKRQSYQRDLELLARGSGHQVRSGQYRQQYLSFQASVAEQRAVVDKLKADYIMYNKLFEDGVVAKREWLEKKYSYEQARAVYQSRIAQQQARWQEELERTRLEARQFSSGKKQLQKEKDWLVIKAPVSGTLQQFQGRYTGGSVQAGELLGYISPDSGMVAESYVSPGDIGYLQPGMPVKFQVDAFNYNSWGVLTGKVLSVDNDFSLVNNQPVFKVKCGLDQTGLQLSNGVRGDLKKGMTMQCRFILARRGLLQLLYERADSWLNPNSAAPVQ, via the coding sequence ATGCCAAGGATCTTTCCGGCAGCAGTGGTGCAGGAGTCTGCCTACACCTGGCTGCCACAGGTAAGGGTAAAGAGTCAGCTTATCTACCTCACCGTCCTGGTGGCTATTGTAATAGCCCTGCTGGCAGCCGTATTCATCAAAGTGGATGTTTCCGTCAACGTACCGGGCATTGTACGCCCCGTGCTGGAGAAATCAGAACTGCGCAGCCTCACCGGCGCCACCATAGATTCCGTGCTGGTACAGGAAGGCCAGCATGTGGAAGCCGGCCAGGTGCTGCTCCACCTCCAGCAGGATATCACCAACAGCAAACTGGACCAGGCCAGTTTTGAACTGGATAAGCGCCAGTCCTACCAGCGCGACCTGGAGCTCCTGGCCCGCGGATCAGGCCACCAGGTACGTTCCGGCCAGTATCGCCAGCAATACCTCAGCTTCCAGGCGTCCGTAGCGGAACAACGCGCCGTGGTAGATAAGTTGAAGGCCGATTATATTATGTATAATAAACTCTTTGAAGATGGCGTAGTGGCCAAAAGAGAATGGCTGGAGAAAAAATATTCCTACGAGCAGGCCCGGGCCGTCTATCAGTCAAGGATAGCCCAGCAGCAGGCCCGCTGGCAGGAGGAGCTGGAAAGGACCCGCCTGGAAGCCCGGCAGTTCTCCTCCGGGAAAAAACAACTCCAGAAAGAAAAGGACTGGCTGGTCATCAAAGCCCCTGTAAGCGGCACCCTGCAACAGTTCCAGGGCCGGTACACCGGTGGCAGCGTACAAGCCGGGGAACTCCTGGGGTATATCTCCCCTGACTCCGGCATGGTCGCTGAATCCTATGTATCGCCCGGCGATATCGGCTACCTCCAGCCCGGTATGCCTGTAAAATTCCAGGTAGACGCCTTTAACTATAACTCCTGGGGCGTACTGACCGGCAAGGTCCTCTCCGTAGACAATGATTTCAGCCTGGTCAACAACCAACCCGTCTTTAAAGTGAAATGCGGGCTGGACCAGACCGGCCTGCAGTTGTCCAACGGCGTCCGGGGCGACCTTAAAAAAGGGATGACCATGCAATGCCGCTTTATCCTGGCCCGCCGCGGACTGCTGCAACTGCTCTATGAGCGGGCCGACAGCTGGCTCAATCCCAATAGCGCCGCCCCTGTCCAATAA